Proteins encoded by one window of Streptomyces sp. NBC_01571:
- a CDS encoding cytochrome bc complex cytochrome b subunit, whose protein sequence is MDVRESNSGQNEDTSGGARETAAGRGDAAGRGERLADWADGRLGLYALARANLRKVFPDHWSFMLGEVCLYSFLVLILTGVYLTLFFEPSAAEVVYHGSYTPLDGITMTRAYESTLDISFDVRGGLLIRQIHHWAALVFLAGMLVHMMRVFFTGAFRKPREVNWLFGWTLLMLGLITGLTGYSLPDDLLSGTGVRFAQGAILSVPVVGTYLSFFLFGGEFPGHDIIPRFFPIHVLLLPGIMLGLVVAHLILVFYHKHTQYPGPGRDQKSVVGMPFMPVYMAKAGGFFFLVFGVLSIMGAVATINPVWAFGPYRPDLVTTGAQPDWYLGFSEGLIRVMPGWEINAWGHTLQLGVFIPFSLFPLIMTAIAVYPFVEAWITGDRREHHILDRPRNVPTRTGLGVAWLTLYGVLLVGGGNDLWATHFHLSINAITWFVRVAVFVAPALAFVLTRRICLGLQRRDHEKVLHGRESGMIRRLPHGEYVEVHEPLSPAQRFTLTQHEQPPPYEVGPLVDANGVVRRVGPGRRLRARLARAMYGPGTQIPKPTAEEYREITGERHDH, encoded by the coding sequence ACGCGGCCGGCCGGGGCGAGCGGCTGGCGGACTGGGCCGACGGGCGGCTCGGGCTGTACGCGCTGGCCAGGGCCAATCTGCGCAAGGTGTTCCCGGACCACTGGTCCTTCATGCTCGGAGAGGTCTGCCTCTACAGCTTCCTGGTCCTGATCCTGACCGGCGTCTACCTGACGCTCTTCTTCGAGCCGAGCGCGGCCGAGGTCGTCTACCACGGCTCCTACACACCGCTCGACGGCATCACCATGACCCGGGCGTACGAGTCCACGCTGGACATCAGCTTCGACGTGCGCGGCGGCCTGCTGATCCGGCAGATCCACCACTGGGCGGCGCTCGTCTTCCTCGCCGGGATGCTCGTGCACATGATGCGGGTCTTCTTCACCGGCGCCTTCCGCAAGCCGCGTGAGGTCAACTGGCTCTTCGGCTGGACCCTGTTGATGCTCGGCCTCATCACCGGACTGACCGGCTACTCGCTCCCCGACGACCTGCTCTCCGGCACCGGCGTCCGCTTCGCCCAGGGCGCGATCCTGTCGGTCCCGGTCGTGGGGACGTACCTCTCCTTCTTCCTCTTCGGAGGGGAGTTCCCCGGCCACGACATCATCCCGCGCTTCTTCCCGATCCACGTCCTGCTGCTGCCGGGGATCATGCTGGGACTGGTGGTCGCCCATCTGATCCTGGTCTTCTACCACAAGCACACGCAGTACCCAGGCCCCGGACGGGACCAGAAGTCGGTCGTCGGCATGCCGTTCATGCCGGTCTACATGGCGAAGGCGGGCGGGTTCTTCTTCCTGGTCTTCGGGGTGCTGTCGATCATGGGGGCGGTCGCGACCATCAACCCGGTCTGGGCCTTCGGGCCCTACCGGCCGGACCTGGTGACGACCGGCGCGCAGCCCGACTGGTATCTCGGGTTCTCCGAGGGCCTGATCCGGGTGATGCCGGGATGGGAGATCAACGCCTGGGGCCACACCCTCCAACTGGGCGTCTTCATCCCGTTCTCGCTCTTCCCGCTCATCATGACCGCCATCGCCGTGTATCCGTTCGTCGAGGCGTGGATCACCGGGGACCGGCGCGAGCACCACATCCTGGACCGGCCGCGCAACGTTCCCACCCGCACCGGGCTCGGTGTCGCCTGGCTGACGCTGTACGGAGTGCTGCTGGTCGGCGGCGGCAACGACCTCTGGGCCACCCACTTCCACCTCTCCATCAACGCGATCACCTGGTTCGTCCGCGTCGCCGTCTTCGTCGCGCCCGCGCTCGCCTTCGTCCTCACCCGGCGGATCTGCCTGGGACTTCAGCGAAGGGACCACGAAAAGGTGCTGCACGGAAGGGAGTCGGGGATGATCCGGCGGCTGCCGCACGGCGAGTACGTGGAGGTCCACGAACCGCTCTCGCCCGCGCAACGGTTCACGCTCACCCAGCACGAGCAGCCGCCGCCGTACGAGGTCGGCCCGCTCGTCGACGCGAACGGCGTCGTCCGCCGTGTCGGCCCCGGCCGCAGGCTGCGTGCCCGGCTGGCGCGGGCCATGTACGGGCCCGGTACGCAGATCCCGAAGCCGACGGCCGAGGAGTACCGGGAGATCACGGGCGAGCGGCACGACCACTGA